In a single window of the Nicotiana tomentosiformis chromosome 8, ASM39032v3, whole genome shotgun sequence genome:
- the LOC138898242 gene encoding uncharacterized protein, which produces MVKIILGFASSLLKEIRFSERSNSRRKAKVETSTTSPTTYVCRDELNIKKKPKIKKQVKFDLEPKYQHPAEEEISHEEQKKNNTVADDNANNGIKVKILMKKEDAERLLLKCKEGGVLEFMDVAQELVQVPSIRVLSSSSNSGGAILI; this is translated from the coding sequence atggtgaaaataattttGGGATTTGCTAGTTCTTTGCTAAAGGAAATACGGTTTAGTGAAAGGAGTAACTCCAGAAGAAAAGCCAAGGTTGAAACTAGTACTACTTCTCCTACTACTTATGTATGCAGAGATGAGCTGAATATTAAGAAGAAGCCCAAAATCAAGAAACAAGTGAAATTTGATCTTGAACCTAAATACCAACATCCAGCAGAAGAAGAAATTAGCCATGAggagcaaaagaaaaataatacagTTGCTGATGACAATGCAAATAATGGGATTAAAGTGAAAATATTGATGAAAAAGGAAGATGCAGAAAGACTGTTATTGAAGTGCAAAGAAGGAGGGGTACTTGAATTTATGGATGTAGCTCAAGAGCTTGTACAAGTTCCATCTATTAGGGTTCTGTCTTCTTCTAGTAATAGTGGCGGAGCCATCTTAATCTAA